The Paramisgurnus dabryanus chromosome 3, PD_genome_1.1, whole genome shotgun sequence genome includes a window with the following:
- the LOC135769877 gene encoding uncharacterized protein, whose product MGRFCAVPKCGKIRGKTSCHRLPLNNPERLKLWLEFLGLDVITPVEVLQKADHRVCGLHFTDEDLACGRKKSPKKLFRLRNTAVPTLRPGTTELEELGAVGGVEVKPHIFKVPQSTPVKEPSTGRPLSFCSGMPLLLTSPQGYQKSRKSLSGTYLAYTAFGESSTLASGEFQTEMAILDTSITSVYSDDEKDMTFSLSSKQSTSSTASSSVSSPSETQSEWDDSKWIVNESHLMKLFRTCHKCGVAIIDKKVNKLGSQIKVQWTCLNAHHDTWASCPDVGGMGENNLLVPAAVLFTGTTFTEIHEWARLLNLQIPKKTQYYSVQSNYLFPVIHQAYKEHQQNLIQRIMQLKAEGKPVELCGDARSDSPGHSCKYSTYSFQLLSTAEIIHFELLQVTEASSSVAMESEGFRRGLNELLYKEGLDIDLIATDRSPSVRKIMREEFHQIHHEFDPWHVAKGIKKKLVQLSNKRDNHDLQGWIRSIINHFWFSCATCGGSAEQLTQRWTSLLHHICGEHEWDEDGEKKTCFHAPLSLDEQLRKRWLQPQSQVFKGLQAIVEDKRLLKDLQQLTQFKHTGALEVFHNAMLKYLPKRLHFAYETMVARTKLAIMDNNFKVGREQAVTAQGTTRYSLSFKKQSKDWIVRKIYEPTSQTFTNSLVERVLARRQNQTADDRPHFHQPPNIASKPRPLKEDAIQKHRSRFPEQSDS is encoded by the exons ATGGGGCGATTTTGTGCAGTTCCAAAATGCGGGAAAATTCGTGGCAAAACAAGTTGTCACAGACTTCCTTTGAACAATCCGGAGAGGCTAAAGTTGTGGCTGGAATTTCTGGGGTTGGATGTGATCACACCTGTTGAGGTTCTGCAGAAAGCTGATCACCGTGTCTGCGGTCTACATTTCACTGATGAGGACTTAGCTTGCGGTCGAAAGAAATCGCCAAAAAAGTTATTTCGACTGAGAAATACAGCGGTTCCCACATTACGTCCTGGGACGACAGAGTTGGAAGAACTTGGG GCTGTTGGTGGTGTTGAAGTGAAACCTCACATTTTCAAAGTGCCACAGTCAACTCCTGTGAAGGAACCAAGCACTGGCAGGCCTTTATCCTTCTGCAGTGGGATGCCTTTGCTTCTTACCAGCCCACAAGGTTATCAGAAGTCAAGGAAGTCCCTATCTGGCACGTATCTTGCCTACACTGCTTTTGGGGAGAGTTCAACTCTGGCT TCAGGCGAATTTCAGACTGAGATGGCAATATTGGACACCAGCATCACTTCAGTCTACAGCGATGACGAGAAAGACATGACTTTTAGTCTGTCCAGCAAACAATCCACCTCCAGTACTGCATCTAGTTCAGTATCAAGTCCCTCAGAAACACAATCTGAATGGGATGATAGTAAATGGATAGTCAATGAGTCACATCTCATGAAGCTATTCAGGACCTGTCACAAGTGTGGTGTAGCCATCATTGATAAGAAAGTGAACAAATTGGGAAGCCAAATAAAAGTGCAGTGGACCTGTCTGAATGCCCACCATGACACGTGGGCATCATGCCCAGATGTTGGAGGAATGGGAGAGAATAACCTGCTTGTACCAGCAGCTGTTCTGTTTACCGGAACAACATTCACCGAAATCCACGAGTGGGCCAGACTGTTGAACTTACAGATTCCAAAGAAGACCCAGTACTACTCTGTCCAGTCAAATTACTTGTTTCCAGTGATACATCAGGCTTACAAGGAACATCAACAGAACCTAATACAGCGGATCATGCAATTGAAGGCGGAAGGCAAACCGGTTGAACTGTGTGGAGATGCCAGATCTGATTCACCAG GCCACAGTTGCAAATACTCCACATACTCGTTCCAGCTTCTCTCCACTGCTGAGATTATTCATTTTGAATTACTACAG GTGACTGAAGCCAGCAGTTCGGTTGCCATGGAGTCAGAAGGTTTTAGAAGGGGTCTCAATGAGCTGCTGTATAAGGAGGGACTGGACATTGACCTCATCGCCACAGACCGGTCCCCATCAGTAAGAAAAATTATGCGAGAGGAATTTCACCAGATCCACCACGAGTTTGATCCTTGGCATGTAGCTAAAG GCATAAAGAAAAAACTTGTGCAGCTTTCAAACAAAAGGGACAACCATGATCTACAGGGCTGGATACGCTCGATAATAAACCATTTTTGGTTTTCGTGCGCCACTTGCGGTGGGAGTGCAGAG CAACTGACACAACGGTGGACTTCACTTCTCCATCACATCTGTGGGGAGCATGAATGGGATGAAGATGGTGAAAAAAAGACATGTTTCCACGCCCCACTAAGCCTAGATGAGCAACTGAGGAAACGCTGGCTCCAACCACAGTCCCAAGTTTTCAAGGGTCTACAGGCAATTGTCGAGGACAAAAGACTTTTGAAAGATCTACAGCAGTTGACACAGTTTAAACATACTG GGGCTCTGGAGGTGTTTCACAATGCCATGCTGAAGTACTTGCCCAAAAGACTGCATTTTGCATATGAGACGATGGTTGCTCGAACAAAACTGGCCATCATGGACAACAACTTTAAAGTTGGCAGAGAGCAGGCAGTGACTGCACAAG GAACTACAAGATACAgtctttcatttaaaaaacagaGCAAGGACTGGATAGTCAGGAAAATCTATGAGCCAACCAGTCAGACCTTCACCAACAGCCTTGTGGAACGTGTGTTGGCGAGAAGGCAGAACCAAACAGCTGATGACCGACCACATTTTCATCAGCCTCCAAATATTGCTTCTAAGCCGAGACCCCTTAAAGAGGATGCCATTCAGAAGCACCGAAGTAGATTTCCTGAACAGTCTGACAGTTAA
- the LOC135732202 gene encoding uncharacterized protein, which yields MLNCQQEPNESIGRAVLAAIQNVSTTTTTASGPPHATTSVPTTYNYTPGPATPTTSTGTSYRSVPFSSVHQRTATHSRFVRKNKACKHYTRDVVCLPFSSASTFRIPRGDSRANLARNGLIGKISFTSDWSEAQLKEEMTAIFRRTFALSMGQSFPFEYLSTVKGCKRLMKPNVSSSFLWGGKEVASISSATCLYLMASINIPVQLNSLHEEPEELSDSDFESPVGSRKRDKELRDTYSTGTGL from the exons ATGCTTAATTGCCAGCAAGAGCCT AATGAGAGCATCGGCAGAGCCGTCCTGGCGGCTATCCAAAATGTTTCAACAACGACAACAACcgcctccgggccaccacatGCCACCACATCG GTTCCCACCACTTACAATTACACACCGGGGCCAGCCACACCCACCACCTCCACTGGGACATCATACCGCTCG GTTCCCTTTTCATCAGTTCATCAAAGGACTGCTACACACTCACGTTTTGtcagaaaaaacaaagcctGCAAACATTATACAAGAGATGTTGTGTGCTTGCCTTTTTCGTCAGCATCAACATTCCGCATTCCAAGGGGAGACTCAAGAGCAAATTTAGCACGCAATGGCCTTATTGGGAAGATCTCCTTTACATCTGACTGGTCTGAAGCACAACTTAAAGAAGAAATGACCGCCATTTTCAGAAGAACGTTTGCATTGTCTATGGGCCAGTCTTTCCCATTCGAGTATTTGAGTACAGTCAAGGGATGCAAAAGACTAATGAAACCAAATGTCTCAAGCAGTTTTCTGTGGGGTGGAAAAGAAGTTGCCTCGATTAGTTCAGCCACTTGTCTCTATTTAATGGCATCAATAAACATACCTGTACAGTTAAACAGTTTACAT GAGGAACCTGAGGAACTCTCCGATAGTGACTTTGAAAGTCCTGTGGGCTCGAGAAAGAGAG ATAAAGAGCTGAGAGACACATACAGTACGGGGACAGGACTCTAA
- the LOC135769177 gene encoding P2X purinoceptor 7-like, protein MDSETFEWEDEGFEVDFDGVGYRFEPEYSEEEFLQRKAEFELHLSKESSVTPVAEAAVVSRLTGTWWCSCRKCKQMPTEEESLCCTEWDLLFTEGMENLNVSVDETEVSLTCVTDRDVRDLLQRPVIETFFYVPKLNWKKRPRPEGLNGQLSDRQLRMVSYRVVLEWALKGQQLGRGNRVVLPSCVVWAVRDAFPSPTEQYTGFKEGEIEAVF, encoded by the exons ATGGATTCCGAGACATTTGAATGGGAGGATGAGGGTTTTGAGGTCGATTTTGATGGAGTCGGTTACAGGTTTGAACCTGAATATTCAGAGGAAGAATTCCTGCAAAGAAAGGCAGAGTTTGAGCTGCATTTGTCCAAGGAGTCCAGTGTTACGCCTGTTGCCGAAGCTGCTGTTGTCTCAAGGCTTACAGGCACTTGGTGGTGTTCCTGTCGAAAGTGTAAACAAATGCCTACAGAAGAGGAGAGTTTGTGCTGCACCGAATGGGACTTACTGTTTACAGAGGGGATGGAGAATCTAAACGTATCCGTCGACGAAACCGAGGTCTCGCTGACTTGTGTCACAGATCGTGATGTTCGGGATTTGCTCCAGAGACCGGTTATAGAGACATTCTTTTATGTCCCGAAACTTAATTGGAAAAAGCGTCCTAGACCAGAGGGGTTGAATGGCCAGTTATCAGATCG ACAGTTACGAATGGTGTCATACAGAGTGGTTCTGGAGTGGGCCCTCAAGGGTCAACAACTGGGACGTGGCAATCGAGTCGTTCTGCCCAGCTGTGTTGTGTGGGCCGTGAGAGATGCGTTCCCATCCCCCACTGAACAGTACACAGGATTCAAAGAAGGGGAGATAGAGGCTGTGTTCTGA
- the rpl3 gene encoding large ribosomal subunit protein uL3, producing MSHRKFSAPRHGSLGFLPRKRSRRHRGKVKSFPKDDASKPVHLTAFLGYKAGMTHIVREVDRPGSKVNKKEVVEAVTIVETPPMIVVGVVGYVLTPRGLRSFKTIFAEHISDECKRRFYKNWYKSKKKAFTKYCKRWQDEEGKKQLEKDFASMKKYCQVIRIIAHTQMRLLPHRQKKSHLMEVQLNGGTISDKVDWAREKLEQSVPITSVFGQDEMIDVIGVTKGHGYKGVTSRWHTKKLPRKTHRGLRKVACIGAWHPARVAFSVARAGQKGYHHRTEINKKIYKIGAGYFTKDGKVVKNNAATDYDLSNKSINPLGGFVHYGEVTNDFLMLKGCVVGTKKRVLTLRKSLLVQTSRRAQEKIDLKFIDTTSKFGHGRFQTIEEKKVFMGPLKKDRIAKEEIA from the exons ATG TCTCACCGTAAATTTTCGGCCCCACGCCACGGGTCTCTGGGCTTTCTGCCCCGCAAGAGGAGCCGTCGCCATCGTGGCAAGGTGAAGAGTTTTCCAAAGGATGATGCCAGCAAACCTGTTCACCTGACCGCCTTCCTTGGTTACAAGGCTGGCATGACCCACATCGTCCGTGAGGTCGATAGACCTGGCTCAA AGGTCAACAAAAAGGAGGTGGTTGAGGCAGTAACCATTGTGGAGACTCCTCCAATGATCGTTGTGGGTGTTGTTGGATACGTCTTGACTCCTCGTGGTCTGCGCTCCTTCAAGACCATCTTTGCTGAGCACATCAGTGATGAGTGCAAACGTCGCTTCTACAAAAACTG GTACAAGTCCAAGAAGAAGGCTTTTACGAAGTACTGCAAGAGGTGGCAAGATGAAGAGGGCAAGAAGCAGTTGGAGAAAGACTTTGCCTCTATGAAGAAATACTGCCAGGTCATTCGCATCATTGCCCACACACAG ATGCGTCTGCTGCCCCATAGACAAAAGAAGTCTCATCTGATGGAGGTTCAGCTGAACGGAGGCACCATCTCTGATAAGGTTGACTGGGCAAGAGAGAAACTTGAGCAGTCTGTTCCCATCACCAGCGTTTTCGGTCAGGATGAGATGATTGACGTTATCGGTGTCACCAAGGGTCACGGATACAAGG GTGTGACAAGCCGTTGGCACACAAAGAAGCTGCCCCGCAAGACCCATCGTGGTCTGCGTAAGGTGGCCTGTATTGGAGCTTGGCATCCTGCCCGTGTGGCCTTCTCTGTGGCTCGTGCTGGTCAGAAGGGCTACCATCACCGCACTGAGATCAACAAGAAG aTCTACAAGATTGGTGCAGGCTATTTTACAAAGGATGGCAAAGTAGTGAAAAACAACGCTGCTACGGACTATGATCTGTCCAACAAAAGCATCAACCCTCTG GGTGGTTTTGTGCACTATGGTGAGGTGACCAATGATTTCCTCATGCTGAAAGGCTGCGTGGTTGGAACCAAGAAGAGGGTTTTGACTCTGCGCAAGTCTCTTCTGGTTCAGACCAGCCGCCGTGCCCAGGAAAAGATCGACCTCAAATTCATCGACACCACCTCCAAATTTGGTCATGGACGATTCCAGACCATCGAGGAGAAGAAAGTGTTTATG gGACCCCTCAAGAAAGACCGTATTGCCAAGGAGGAAATTGCATAA